One window from the genome of Oryza glaberrima chromosome 3, OglaRS2, whole genome shotgun sequence encodes:
- the LOC127768152 gene encoding SPX domain-containing protein 5 — MKFGKRLKRQIEESLPEWRDHFLNYKELKRRLNAVSSPDPAAEARFLALLHAEVDKFNAFFLEQEEDFVIRQRELQERIQSSSSAAAEMEGRVRREVVDLHGEMVLLLNYSSINYTGLAKILKKYDKRTGGVLRLPVIAGVLRQPFYATDLLSSLVRDCEAIMDAVFPSLPSPSAAAAAAAAARAAAEQAIFRNTVAALLTMQEVRSGSSTYGHFSLPPMTPLPDSDWLIQSVQPPPPPPPSSPLIIPT, encoded by the exons atgaAGTTCGGGAAGCGGCTGAAGAGGCAGATCGAGGAGAGCCTGCCGGAGTGGCGCGACCATTTCCTCAACTACAAGGAGCTCAAGCGCCGCCTCAACGCCGTCTCCTcccccgaccccgccgccgaggcccgcttcctcgccctcctccacgCCGAGGTCGACAAGTTCAACGCCTTCTTCCTCGAGCAGGAGGAGGACTTCGTCATCAGGCAGCGG GAGCTGCAGGAGAGGatccagtcgtcgtcgtcggcggcggcggagatggaggggCGGGTGCGGAGGGAGGTGGTGGACCTGCACGGGGAGATGGTGCTGCTGCTCAACTACAGCAGCATCAACTACACGGGGCTCGCCAAGATCCTCAAGAAGTACGACAAGCGCACCGGCGGCGTGCTCCGCCTCCCCGTCATCGCCGGCGTCCTCCGCCAGCCCTTCTACGCCACCGACCTCCTCTCCAGCCTCGTCAGGGACTGCGAGGCCATCATGGACGCCgtcttcccctccctcccctccccctccgccgccgccgccgccgccgccgccgcccgcgccgccgccgagcaggccATCTTCCGCAACACCGTCGCCGCCCTGCTCACCATGCAGGAGGTCCGCAGCGGCAGCTCCACCTACGGCCACTTCTCCCTTCCGCCGATGACCCCGCTGCCCGACTCCGACTGGCTCATCCAGTccgtccagccgccgccgccgccgccgccgtcgtcgccgctcatCATCCCCACGTAG